In Luteolibacter sp. Y139, the following proteins share a genomic window:
- a CDS encoding AI-2E family transporter, with amino-acid sequence MSSSRPVRLPPRKRRPAADSLSGIFAVCLTSALLAGIYFGREVLIPFALAGLITFLLTPLVNKLQRWVGNVTSVLAAMSLILVATLSMGWIVGTQAVDLAGQLPGYKENIRTKLRSFQIPSGGVLSKLSETVEDLKKELPGKKGKEGEAAAAEVQPMPVEVVKGTTDAGPMDTVQSMIGQVAGPLGTAALVLLLATFMLLKREDLRARLLRLIGQGRISTTTKALDEAGMRVRKYLLMQLVVNVTYGIPLAIGLYFIGVPNAVLWGALAAVLRFIPYIGPWIAAAFPVMLSLTVSPDWMAPLMTIGLFVLLELVSNNVLEPWLYGTSTGVSPVALIVTAVFWTWLWGTPGLVLSTPFTVCLVVMGRHIPQLAFLSVLLGEEEALTPADDCYQRLLRRGEHDEMELAESFLQNKPLVELYDSMLIPVMIAAERDQRAGSIDREQRDQIIHAMGDLVEELGERHLPGENGEKAAEVDCHVCCLAARAERDEMAGSMLVHVLRQEGFEAEQLPAQRVVSELIDALQYKQPDLVCVSVVAPSTTGHARTLCRKVREARPEVKIVVGLWGKEEDEVPEEEMEVLRDAGADEVFTELAGLLEYAGRFASTLAEETVPASIPEDEDERLITLEGLGLVNPEREPVLDHVTAKLARVFDVPMTAITLVDRDRQWFKAHLGLPDELAEEGGTPRDLSICGYVVASDEVFVVRDLKRDRRFAKNPLVVEHGIRFYAGAPIRVGNGQTIGALCLMDTEPRRLTAQESRLLKANAEEVAEEIERLAEVN; translated from the coding sequence ATGTCCTCCTCCCGCCCTGTCCGACTTCCTCCCCGCAAACGTCGCCCTGCCGCGGACTCGCTCTCGGGGATCTTCGCGGTGTGCCTTACCTCTGCCCTGCTGGCGGGGATCTATTTCGGCCGTGAGGTGCTGATTCCGTTCGCGCTGGCGGGGCTGATCACCTTCCTGCTGACGCCGCTGGTGAACAAGCTGCAGCGGTGGGTGGGGAACGTGACCTCGGTCCTCGCCGCTATGTCCTTGATCCTCGTGGCGACGCTTTCGATGGGCTGGATCGTGGGCACGCAGGCCGTGGATCTCGCGGGCCAGCTGCCGGGCTACAAGGAGAACATCCGCACCAAGCTGCGCTCCTTCCAGATCCCGAGCGGCGGGGTGCTCAGCAAGCTCTCCGAAACGGTGGAAGATTTGAAAAAAGAACTCCCCGGGAAGAAGGGGAAGGAGGGTGAGGCGGCAGCCGCTGAGGTGCAGCCGATGCCGGTGGAAGTGGTGAAGGGGACGACGGATGCGGGCCCGATGGATACGGTGCAGTCGATGATCGGTCAGGTGGCCGGGCCTCTGGGTACGGCGGCGCTGGTGCTGCTGCTCGCGACCTTCATGCTGCTGAAACGGGAAGACCTGCGGGCGCGGCTGCTGCGGCTGATCGGTCAGGGGCGCATCAGCACGACGACGAAGGCGCTGGATGAGGCGGGGATGCGGGTGCGGAAGTATTTGCTGATGCAGCTGGTGGTGAATGTGACCTACGGCATCCCGCTGGCGATCGGGCTGTATTTCATCGGCGTGCCGAATGCGGTGCTATGGGGAGCGCTGGCGGCGGTGCTACGATTCATCCCGTACATCGGGCCGTGGATTGCGGCGGCGTTTCCGGTGATGCTGTCGCTGACGGTATCGCCAGACTGGATGGCGCCGCTGATGACGATCGGGTTGTTCGTGCTGCTGGAGCTGGTGAGCAACAATGTGCTGGAGCCATGGCTGTATGGAACCAGCACGGGTGTCTCGCCGGTGGCGCTGATCGTGACGGCGGTATTCTGGACGTGGCTGTGGGGCACGCCGGGACTGGTGCTGTCCACGCCCTTCACGGTGTGCCTGGTGGTGATGGGGCGGCACATCCCGCAGCTGGCGTTTCTCAGCGTGCTGTTAGGCGAGGAGGAGGCGTTGACTCCGGCGGATGATTGCTACCAGCGGCTGTTGCGCCGCGGTGAGCACGATGAAATGGAACTGGCGGAGTCGTTCCTGCAGAACAAGCCGCTGGTGGAGCTCTATGACTCGATGCTGATCCCGGTGATGATCGCGGCGGAGCGGGACCAGCGGGCGGGATCGATCGACCGCGAGCAGCGGGACCAGATCATTCATGCGATGGGGGATCTGGTGGAGGAGCTGGGCGAGCGGCACTTGCCGGGAGAGAACGGGGAGAAGGCAGCCGAGGTGGATTGCCATGTTTGCTGCCTGGCGGCACGGGCCGAGCGGGACGAGATGGCGGGCAGCATGCTGGTGCACGTGCTGCGGCAAGAAGGCTTCGAAGCGGAGCAACTGCCCGCGCAGCGGGTGGTCAGTGAATTGATCGATGCGCTGCAGTACAAGCAGCCGGATCTGGTGTGTGTGTCGGTGGTGGCGCCGTCGACGACGGGCCATGCGCGGACGCTGTGCCGGAAGGTGCGGGAGGCGAGGCCGGAGGTGAAGATCGTGGTGGGCCTGTGGGGAAAAGAGGAGGACGAGGTGCCGGAGGAAGAGATGGAAGTGCTGCGGGATGCGGGAGCGGACGAGGTGTTCACGGAACTCGCCGGATTGCTCGAATATGCAGGGCGCTTTGCTTCGACGCTGGCGGAGGAGACGGTGCCGGCATCAATCCCGGAGGATGAGGACGAGCGCTTGATCACACTGGAGGGACTCGGACTGGTGAATCCGGAACGCGAACCAGTGCTGGATCACGTGACGGCGAAGCTGGCGCGGGTCTTCGACGTGCCGATGACGGCGATCACCTTGGTGGACCGGGACCGGCAGTGGTTCAAGGCGCACCTTGGCTTGCCGGACGAGTTGGCAGAGGAAGGTGGCACGCCACGCGATCTTTCGATCTGCGGGTATGTGGTCGCGTCCGACGAGGTATTCGTGGTGAGAGACCTGAAGCGCGACCGCCGGTTCGCGAAGAACCCGCTGGTGGTGGAGCATGGGATCCGCTTTTACGCGGGTGCGCCGATCCGGGTGGGCAATGGGCAGACGATCGGAGCGCTGTGCCTGATGGATACCGAGCCGCGCAGGCTGACGGCTCAGGAGAGCCGGCTGCTGAAGGCGAATGCGGAGGAGGTGGCGGAGGAGATCGAGAGATTGGCGGAGGTGAATTGA
- a CDS encoding outer membrane beta-barrel protein, with amino-acid sequence MKHSTSLAIALCLFSAAAAQAGEPAAAPTSYTQTASSPLYRWFVGGSAGYFFDNEEAYYTLHFGAKIAETGSVTHSLFVEGLYTQTESFGGIVESDVIPVTLNYKADFALNSKLSAYVGLGVGAGFVDSDAGVFDDSSVELAAQVFAGLGYNVTDNFEIYGGARWLWVDDSSIGPVSVKVGDDVGAELGLRFKF; translated from the coding sequence ATGAAGCACTCTACTTCACTTGCAATCGCACTCTGCCTGTTCTCCGCCGCTGCCGCTCAGGCCGGCGAGCCGGCAGCAGCTCCGACCTCCTACACCCAGACCGCCAGCAGCCCGCTCTATCGCTGGTTCGTCGGTGGCTCGGCGGGTTACTTCTTCGACAACGAGGAAGCCTACTACACCCTCCACTTCGGCGCCAAGATCGCCGAAACCGGTTCGGTGACCCACTCGCTCTTCGTGGAAGGCCTCTACACCCAGACGGAAAGCTTCGGCGGCATCGTCGAAAGCGACGTCATCCCGGTGACCCTGAACTACAAGGCTGACTTCGCCCTCAACAGCAAGCTCTCCGCTTACGTCGGCCTCGGCGTTGGCGCTGGATTTGTTGATTCCGATGCCGGTGTCTTCGACGACAGCTCCGTCGAACTCGCTGCCCAAGTCTTCGCGGGCCTCGGCTACAATGTGACCGACAACTTCGAGATCTACGGCGGTGCCCGCTGGCTCTGGGTGGACGACAGCTCCATCGGACCGGTCTCCGTCAAAGTCGGCGATGACGTGGGTGCCGAGCTCGGCCTCCGCTTCAAGTTCTAA
- a CDS encoding serine/threonine-protein kinase, protein MKGNPTAMEVRNPIACPKCGRPLPGDAPLGLCPGCLGQMNLCADTLADDDDVRAGPSIPPEDLAPHFPQLEIIECLGRGGMGVVYKARQKTLNRLVALKLLSPEREKDAEFAARFTREAQALARLSHPHIVTVHDFGHTGNFFFLLMEYVDGVNLRQALGAGRFTPEVALALVPPVCDALQYAHDRGIVHRDIKPENLLLDREGHVKIADFGIAKMLDVHPGNFAEPEGQTVGTPHYMAPEQRDTPLAADHRADIFSLGVVLYEMLTGELPGPQLLAPSRKAAVDVRLDEIVMRALESSPEQRWQTAGEMRTRIETLAVYAPPSAAAEMKQSPGSGDRAKRLLWFVAALLAAAFLGRWLLEILMILKSGGGFHPFQDPRGGFRLAEVALLFALVVFAWFTRRRDLESPYLHIMKNLSLSIVGSSLLVLVGGFTLGRYTQGSASDIAAGKSPVTKNISKRDTSGAAVAQAEDSTRHRRRPASAGASPGRESRGAKEAWENLAQGPERTAAVTGKATTLLNEKNPARRLQLFAEFIEKFETFDFEAIAASFAEHDQQGRLFPQEYDLFLSTAATLGGEEAMNKIFKPGDPLDHSPFGAQHSAMTAFATEDPQKATEWWNAMPESVVKNELARSLISGIAAKDSDHAWVSLDVFPQEERAQFMGDLVRQKISDQGAESAAQWLQGLKSQDGGDVANLKQAGFDSLLNAIVNLSPDKKSQYIDRFSDEPWMQASGFPARVARQWAQQNGTEAVNWAVGLPEAARSRTLLDAFDGWQQSDASGFQAWRTEHQSEDAFRDSIRALDEYSRAQNTH, encoded by the coding sequence ATGAAGGGTAATCCCACTGCGATGGAGGTCCGCAATCCCATAGCATGCCCGAAATGTGGCAGGCCACTGCCGGGCGATGCCCCGCTGGGCCTCTGCCCCGGCTGTCTGGGACAGATGAATCTCTGCGCGGATACCTTGGCTGACGACGATGACGTGCGTGCCGGCCCTTCCATTCCGCCGGAGGATCTGGCACCGCATTTTCCGCAGCTTGAAATCATCGAGTGTCTTGGCCGCGGCGGCATGGGAGTGGTCTACAAGGCCCGTCAGAAAACGCTCAATCGTCTCGTCGCCCTCAAGCTGCTTTCCCCGGAGCGCGAAAAGGATGCGGAGTTCGCGGCGCGTTTCACCCGTGAGGCCCAGGCGCTCGCAAGGCTTTCCCATCCGCACATCGTCACGGTCCATGACTTCGGCCACACGGGGAATTTTTTCTTTCTCCTCATGGAGTATGTGGACGGCGTGAATCTCCGCCAGGCGCTCGGCGCAGGCCGCTTCACACCGGAGGTGGCGCTCGCGCTCGTCCCGCCGGTTTGCGATGCCCTGCAGTACGCGCACGACCGCGGCATCGTGCATCGCGACATCAAGCCGGAGAACCTTTTGTTAGATCGGGAAGGGCATGTGAAGATTGCCGACTTCGGCATCGCGAAGATGCTCGATGTGCACCCGGGCAATTTCGCCGAGCCGGAGGGTCAGACCGTCGGCACGCCCCATTACATGGCTCCCGAGCAGCGGGACACGCCGCTCGCGGCGGATCACCGGGCGGACATCTTCAGCCTCGGTGTGGTGCTTTACGAGATGCTCACCGGTGAGCTGCCGGGGCCGCAGTTGCTGGCACCGTCACGGAAGGCCGCGGTGGATGTGAGGCTGGACGAGATTGTGATGCGCGCACTCGAAAGCTCACCGGAGCAGCGTTGGCAGACCGCCGGCGAAATGCGCACCCGCATCGAGACCCTGGCGGTCTACGCCCCTCCATCAGCCGCGGCTGAGATGAAGCAGTCGCCGGGGTCCGGCGATCGTGCAAAGCGGCTGTTGTGGTTCGTTGCCGCGCTCCTTGCCGCCGCGTTTCTCGGGCGCTGGCTGTTGGAAATTCTCATGATCCTGAAGTCCGGCGGAGGATTCCATCCCTTTCAGGATCCTCGCGGCGGCTTCCGGCTTGCCGAGGTTGCACTCCTTTTCGCGCTGGTCGTCTTCGCTTGGTTCACCCGTCGCAGGGATCTCGAAAGCCCTTATTTGCACATCATGAAAAACCTCTCTCTTTCAATCGTCGGCTCCTCACTGCTGGTGCTGGTTGGCGGCTTCACGCTTGGTCGCTACACTCAAGGCTCGGCGTCGGATATCGCGGCGGGGAAAAGTCCTGTCACGAAGAACATCTCCAAGCGGGACACTTCGGGAGCCGCCGTAGCGCAGGCTGAGGACTCCACCCGCCATCGCCGCAGGCCTGCATCTGCGGGTGCCTCTCCCGGGCGCGAGAGCCGGGGTGCCAAGGAAGCGTGGGAGAATCTTGCGCAGGGGCCGGAACGCACTGCCGCCGTGACCGGCAAGGCTACCACTCTCCTGAACGAAAAGAATCCCGCGCGCCGGCTGCAGTTGTTCGCCGAGTTCATCGAGAAGTTCGAGACATTCGATTTCGAAGCGATCGCCGCCAGTTTCGCCGAGCATGACCAACAGGGACGGCTGTTCCCGCAGGAGTATGATCTTTTCCTTTCGACCGCCGCCACCCTCGGCGGGGAGGAGGCGATGAACAAGATCTTCAAGCCCGGTGATCCCCTTGATCATTCGCCCTTCGGCGCACAGCACTCGGCGATGACCGCCTTCGCCACGGAAGACCCGCAGAAGGCGACCGAGTGGTGGAACGCGATGCCGGAAAGCGTGGTAAAGAACGAGCTCGCGAGATCCCTCATCAGCGGCATCGCGGCCAAGGATAGCGATCACGCGTGGGTCAGCCTCGACGTCTTCCCGCAGGAGGAACGGGCGCAGTTCATGGGGGACCTCGTTCGCCAAAAGATCAGCGACCAAGGCGCGGAGTCCGCCGCGCAATGGCTGCAAGGATTGAAGTCGCAGGATGGCGGCGATGTCGCGAACTTGAAACAAGCGGGATTCGATTCGCTTCTGAATGCGATCGTCAATCTCTCACCCGACAAGAAATCCCAGTACATCGACCGGTTCTCGGATGAGCCATGGATGCAGGCTTCAGGATTCCCTGCGCGGGTCGCGCGCCAGTGGGCACAGCAGAATGGCACCGAGGCCGTGAACTGGGCAGTGGGGCTTCCCGAGGCAGCACGCAGCCGCACCCTCTTGGACGCGTTCGACGGGTGGCAGCAGTCTGACGCGTCGGGGTTCCAAGCGTGGCGAACTGAACATCAGTCCGAGGACGCTTTCCGCGATTCGATCCGTGCCCTGGATGAATATTCCCGCGCCCAGAATACCCATTAG